From Mucilaginibacter rubeus, a single genomic window includes:
- a CDS encoding error-prone DNA polymerase, which yields MSYVELQVTSNFSFRRGGSHPEELVDQAADLGYDAIGITDRNTFAGLVRAYVVARDRNIRLIPGVRLDLVDGPSLLAYPKDKVAYARLSALLTKGNLRAEKEKCYLYKKDVYEHSEGSIFIIIPPGKLTNDFEFELVFKTHVQEYWSNLQELFVAATRSYLGDDMKRLFLLSELNVPLVATNDVHYHAPERRELQDVLTCVREKCTIFNAGYKLHQNAERFLKPATEIGRLFNQYPEAVANARMIADACRFDLKTLKYQYPHELTTDGRTPQQQLEWLTWKGAEEIYPEGIPKKVKASLIDELNIIQETDTANYFLTVEDYVRWARNRRILCQGRGSAANSAVCFVLGITSVAPDKFNLLFARFLSKERNEPPDIDVDFEHERREEVIQYVFERFGRDRAAILPTVTMLHFKGAIRDVGRAMGLSVDVVGKLSEAFGDFSEEDMNTGQLRSFGLNAKEPLLLKVMQLTSQMIGFPRQLGQHTGGFVITDGKLSDLCPIFHARMENRTNIEWNKDDIDALGFMKVDILALGMLTCIRKAFDLVEKHYGKQLTLANIPQDDPAVYEMITEADTLGVFQIESRAQMSMLPRMKPNCFYDLVIEVAIVRPGPIQGDMVHPYIRRRNGEEAVDYPSDEIRSILERTLGVPLFQEQAMELAIVAAGFTPGEADLLRRSMATFKFNGLVTKFEHKLINGMTSRGYSKDFAQRIFKQLEGFGSYGFPESHAASFALLVYVSCWLKHYYPDVFAAALLNSQPMGFYQPAQIVRNAQEHEVRILEIDVNYSEWNNLLEGKHGRYCQLRLGFRQIKGIREEEMEKLVRGRVKHYTEVHQLCDAGVSVATMEKLANADAFRSMGLDRRQALWQVSALHDRPVALYEGQPSESNYEPQVDLPLLRQSEHVVQDYATTGLSVKGHPISFVRDKLELLHIITASQANKTENKKLIKTAGLILIRQRPGTAKGVCFITLEDETGTTNLVVFPKLFDKYRKEILHARLLMVEGVVERTEVTHIIVRRVFDITKLLGDLTAIRNEKQPVLTLSRADEKASPFIPMEKPLKTQQPEEHFHKGRNFK from the coding sequence ATGAGCTACGTTGAATTACAGGTAACCAGCAATTTCAGCTTCCGGCGTGGGGGGAGCCACCCGGAAGAACTTGTCGACCAGGCGGCTGATCTGGGTTATGATGCGATTGGCATCACCGACCGCAATACTTTCGCGGGATTGGTCCGGGCTTATGTAGTTGCCAGGGACAGGAATATCCGCTTGATACCGGGAGTCCGTCTTGACCTGGTTGACGGTCCTTCGCTTTTAGCTTACCCGAAAGACAAAGTAGCCTACGCCCGTTTATCAGCCCTGCTTACTAAGGGTAACCTGCGGGCGGAAAAGGAAAAGTGCTATCTCTATAAAAAAGATGTGTATGAACATAGTGAGGGCAGCATTTTTATCATTATTCCCCCGGGGAAACTGACGAATGACTTTGAATTTGAGCTGGTATTTAAAACTCATGTACAGGAATACTGGTCCAATTTGCAGGAGCTGTTTGTGGCGGCTACCCGCTCTTACCTCGGGGACGATATGAAAAGACTGTTCCTGCTGTCGGAGCTGAATGTGCCCCTGGTCGCCACCAATGATGTTCATTATCATGCACCTGAGCGGCGGGAACTTCAGGATGTGCTCACCTGCGTTCGTGAAAAATGCACGATTTTCAATGCCGGTTACAAACTGCACCAAAACGCGGAGCGGTTTCTAAAGCCGGCAACAGAGATCGGCCGGCTCTTCAATCAATACCCGGAAGCTGTCGCCAATGCGCGAATGATTGCCGATGCCTGTCGTTTCGATCTGAAAACCTTAAAATACCAGTACCCGCATGAACTGACCACCGATGGCCGTACGCCCCAACAGCAGCTGGAATGGCTGACCTGGAAGGGGGCGGAAGAGATATACCCGGAGGGCATACCAAAAAAAGTTAAAGCATCGCTCATCGATGAACTGAATATCATTCAAGAAACGGATACGGCCAATTATTTCCTGACGGTGGAAGATTATGTCCGATGGGCGAGAAACAGGCGCATCCTGTGCCAGGGCAGGGGATCGGCAGCCAACTCAGCGGTATGCTTCGTACTGGGCATCACCTCGGTAGCACCGGATAAGTTCAACCTGCTGTTTGCCAGATTCCTTTCGAAGGAGCGGAATGAACCGCCTGACATCGATGTGGATTTTGAGCATGAACGCCGGGAAGAAGTGATCCAATATGTTTTCGAGCGCTTCGGCCGTGACCGTGCCGCCATTTTACCCACCGTGACGATGCTGCACTTTAAAGGCGCGATAAGGGATGTAGGCCGGGCGATGGGACTTTCGGTGGACGTTGTCGGCAAGCTCTCCGAAGCTTTTGGCGACTTTTCGGAAGAAGATATGAATACCGGCCAGTTGCGGTCCTTTGGCCTGAACGCCAAAGAACCGCTGTTGCTCAAAGTGATGCAGCTGACTTCCCAGATGATCGGATTCCCCCGCCAGTTGGGACAGCACACCGGCGGTTTTGTAATTACGGACGGTAAGCTGAGCGACCTTTGTCCGATCTTTCATGCCCGCATGGAAAACCGTACCAATATCGAATGGAATAAGGATGATATCGATGCATTGGGTTTTATGAAGGTGGATATCCTGGCTTTGGGCATGCTAACCTGTATCCGTAAGGCCTTCGACCTCGTTGAAAAGCACTATGGCAAACAGCTTACCCTGGCTAATATCCCCCAGGATGACCCCGCTGTTTACGAGATGATCACTGAAGCTGATACGCTCGGTGTTTTTCAGATCGAAAGCCGGGCACAAATGTCCATGCTGCCGCGGATGAAACCCAACTGTTTTTATGACCTCGTCATCGAAGTTGCCATAGTCAGGCCCGGTCCGATCCAGGGCGATATGGTGCACCCGTATATCCGGAGACGAAACGGGGAGGAGGCGGTAGATTACCCGTCCGATGAGATCCGGTCAATCCTGGAGCGTACCCTGGGTGTCCCGCTCTTCCAGGAACAGGCGATGGAACTGGCCATCGTCGCAGCGGGCTTTACGCCGGGTGAGGCTGACCTGCTCAGACGGAGCATGGCGACCTTTAAATTCAACGGGTTGGTCACCAAATTTGAGCACAAGCTGATTAATGGCATGACCTCCCGCGGCTACAGTAAGGACTTTGCGCAACGGATCTTTAAGCAACTGGAAGGGTTCGGCAGCTACGGTTTTCCGGAAAGCCATGCGGCCAGCTTCGCGCTACTGGTCTACGTCTCCTGCTGGCTGAAGCATTATTATCCAGACGTTTTCGCGGCAGCGCTGCTGAACAGCCAACCGATGGGATTTTATCAGCCTGCTCAAATTGTACGGAACGCACAGGAACATGAGGTGAGGATCCTGGAGATCGACGTCAACTATTCCGAATGGAACAATTTACTGGAAGGAAAGCATGGCAGATACTGTCAATTGCGATTGGGTTTCCGGCAGATCAAAGGCATCCGCGAGGAGGAAATGGAAAAACTGGTCAGGGGAAGAGTTAAACATTATACAGAAGTTCACCAGCTTTGTGACGCGGGCGTCAGCGTCGCTACCATGGAGAAATTGGCCAACGCGGATGCATTCCGGTCCATGGGGCTTGACCGCAGGCAGGCACTGTGGCAGGTCTCGGCTTTGCATGACCGTCCGGTTGCGCTGTATGAAGGACAGCCTTCGGAAAGTAATTATGAACCGCAGGTGGACCTTCCCCTGCTGCGTCAATCGGAGCATGTCGTACAGGATTATGCCACAACCGGTTTATCGGTTAAGGGCCATCCTATTAGCTTCGTACGGGATAAACTGGAGCTATTACATATTATCACTGCCAGCCAGGCCAATAAAACAGAAAACAAAAAATTGATTAAAACTGCCGGCCTAATCCTGATCCGCCAGCGGCCCGGTACCGCCAAAGGTGTTTGTTTTATCACGCTGGAAGACGAAACCGGTACCACCAACCTGGTTGTCTTCCCAAAACTCTTTGATAAATACCGCAAAGAGATCCTTCATGCCCGGCTCCTGATGGTCGAAGGGGTTGTTGAACGCACCGAAGTAACGCACATCATCGTCAGGCGCGTTTTCGATATTACCAAATTGTTAGGGGACCTGACCGCAATCAGAAACGAAAAACAACCGGTATTGACCTTATCAAGGGCCGATGAAAAAGCAAGCCCTTTTATTCCAATGGAAAAGCCACTAAAAACACAGCAACCAGAAGAGCATTTTCATAAAGGGCGAAATTTTAAATAA
- a CDS encoding Y-family DNA polymerase, protein MPKRFLSLWFRYLLTDWKTIRQPDLKGKAFVFAEPDHSRLLVTAATAVAQQFGIEEGMTVADAKVISPDLVVFDGKKGRAVKLLTGLAEWCLRYTPLIALDPPDGLLLDVTGCTHLKGGEREFLKDMIGRLKEIGYDVRPGLADTIGSAWGVARCAKNGLIVPVGGHRNALMPLPPSALRLPTDLLIKLRNLGLYTISGFVHMPQAVLRRRFQKELVLRLLQALGQEEEFLIPLKEPVPYSERLECLEPITTREAIGIAVSNLLERLCKRLYAEGRGLRQSELIWFRIDGKKGQIAIGTSHASNRTEHLFKLFSLQFDQIEPGLGIELFVMEASQTEAASDKQGGLWAGKPGPDSEEIAELVDRIVGRIGSQGVRRYLPSEHYWPERAAAPGDQRKDDLAGAWWSDRPRPIQLLDQPELIQAMALTPDYPPKMFNYKGERHVIVAADGPERIEREWWLEPGEHRDYYIVEDEEGGRYWLFRSGHYDSGQSQLWYLHGFFA, encoded by the coding sequence ATGCCTAAGCGTTTTTTATCCCTTTGGTTCCGTTATCTGCTGACCGACTGGAAGACGATTCGGCAGCCTGATCTGAAGGGCAAAGCTTTTGTTTTTGCTGAGCCTGATCATAGCCGGCTTTTGGTGACAGCGGCAACCGCCGTTGCCCAGCAGTTCGGGATCGAAGAGGGGATGACCGTTGCCGATGCCAAGGTGATCAGCCCTGACCTTGTCGTCTTTGACGGAAAAAAAGGCAGGGCGGTGAAACTGCTAACCGGGCTGGCTGAATGGTGTTTGCGGTATACCCCGCTGATTGCGCTGGATCCGCCCGACGGACTGCTGCTGGATGTAACCGGTTGCACGCATCTGAAGGGAGGGGAGCGCGAATTTCTGAAAGACATGATCGGCCGCTTAAAGGAGATCGGTTATGATGTCCGGCCCGGGCTCGCCGATACTATCGGCAGTGCCTGGGGTGTTGCCCGATGTGCAAAAAACGGCCTGATCGTTCCGGTTGGCGGTCATCGAAATGCATTAATGCCTTTGCCGCCCTCCGCACTCCGGCTTCCTACAGATCTCCTGATCAAGCTCCGGAACTTAGGGCTCTATACGATCAGCGGTTTTGTCCATATGCCGCAGGCGGTCCTGCGCAGACGATTTCAAAAAGAACTGGTGCTGCGCCTTTTGCAGGCTTTGGGCCAGGAGGAGGAATTCCTGATTCCGCTAAAAGAACCGGTGCCGTACAGCGAACGCCTGGAATGCCTCGAACCCATCACTACACGTGAAGCCATCGGAATCGCGGTCAGCAACTTACTGGAGCGTTTATGTAAGCGGCTTTACGCGGAGGGCAGGGGCCTCCGCCAATCTGAACTGATCTGGTTCCGTATCGATGGAAAGAAAGGGCAGATCGCTATCGGCACCAGCCACGCCAGTAACCGTACGGAACACCTGTTCAAACTTTTTTCGTTGCAGTTCGATCAGATCGAACCGGGGCTGGGAATCGAGCTTTTCGTCATGGAAGCATCCCAAACGGAGGCGGCGAGCGATAAGCAGGGGGGGCTTTGGGCCGGGAAGCCGGGTCCGGACAGCGAGGAGATCGCTGAACTGGTGGACCGGATCGTTGGGCGCATAGGTAGTCAGGGCGTTCGCCGTTACCTTCCCTCGGAACATTACTGGCCCGAGCGTGCCGCTGCTCCCGGAGATCAACGAAAAGATGACCTGGCAGGTGCATGGTGGTCTGACCGGCCAAGGCCTATCCAGTTACTTGATCAGCCTGAGCTGATTCAAGCCATGGCCCTGACGCCGGATTATCCGCCCAAAATGTTCAATTATAAAGGTGAACGTCATGTCATTGTCGCTGCTGACGGCCCGGAACGTATCGAACGGGAATGGTGGCTGGAGCCCGGCGAACACCGGGATTATTATATCGTGGAAGATGAAGAGGGTGGGCGTTACTGGCTGTTCCGTTCCGGACATTATGATTCCGGCCAATCGCAATTGTGGTACCTCCATGGATTTTTCGCATGA
- a CDS encoding ImuA family protein, which produces MAGEKQAIIDKLRQDILTWEGFKPAAPGAFNSFGLGPLEAAFPNRVFPTGAIHEFISQRPVETAACGGMIAGILRVLLEKGGICVWVSYTRRIYPPALKRFGITPDRVIFVDVSLQKDVLWVTEEALKCEGVAAVVCETHNLSFMESRRLQLAVEQSQVTGFILRKDVKKENTTACTARWYVRPVRSQLRPGMPGVGMPRWQVQLSKIKNGNPGTWTLEWYQEQFRVVTPYTAPEKFHQYA; this is translated from the coding sequence ATGGCAGGCGAGAAACAGGCAATCATCGACAAGCTCAGGCAGGATATCCTGACCTGGGAGGGCTTTAAGCCCGCAGCTCCGGGAGCATTCAATTCATTTGGCTTGGGTCCGCTTGAGGCCGCATTTCCCAATCGGGTTTTTCCGACCGGGGCCATTCACGAATTCATTAGCCAGCGTCCCGTGGAAACGGCTGCTTGCGGCGGCATGATCGCCGGTATTCTTCGGGTATTGCTTGAAAAGGGCGGTATCTGTGTTTGGGTCAGCTATACGAGAAGGATCTATCCGCCGGCGTTGAAGCGATTTGGCATAACGCCCGACCGGGTGATCTTTGTCGACGTGTCACTACAGAAAGATGTGCTTTGGGTAACGGAAGAGGCATTGAAATGCGAAGGGGTGGCGGCCGTGGTCTGCGAAACGCATAACCTTAGTTTTATGGAATCCAGGCGTTTGCAACTGGCTGTCGAACAAAGTCAGGTTACCGGTTTTATCCTGAGAAAGGACGTCAAAAAAGAGAATACAACGGCCTGTACCGCGCGCTGGTATGTCCGGCCGGTCCGCAGCCAGCTCCGTCCCGGTATGCCCGGTGTTGGTATGCCCCGCTGGCAGGTTCAACTGAGCAAAATTAAGAACGGCAATCCGGGCACCTGGACACTGGAATGGTACCAGGAACAGTTCAGGGTTGTTACCCCTTACACCGCACCTGAAAAATTCCACCAGTATGCCTAA
- a CDS encoding DUF5655 domain-containing protein translates to MSWTCPKCDRELPWKDYRHYCARVSLDTLFEGRSPELVLAFDKILAEVSDWDKVLVGVTPNCIVFTRRVGFLIIRPMKKWLDLKFYSAAPHPEKPVIKSVAAGKKFENHIRLDSLDDIRPALFVYIRESYELVRN, encoded by the coding sequence ATGAGCTGGACCTGCCCGAAATGTGACCGTGAACTGCCCTGGAAAGATTACCGCCATTATTGTGCGCGGGTAAGCCTGGATACTTTATTTGAAGGCCGTTCGCCTGAACTGGTGCTGGCCTTTGACAAGATCCTGGCCGAGGTTTCGGATTGGGACAAGGTATTGGTCGGTGTGACGCCAAACTGTATCGTTTTTACGCGGCGTGTCGGTTTCCTTATCATCCGTCCGATGAAAAAATGGCTGGACCTTAAGTTTTATTCTGCTGCGCCACATCCGGAAAAGCCTGTTATCAAGAGCGTAGCAGCAGGAAAAAAGTTCGAGAACCACATCCGCCTGGATTCATTGGATGATATCCGGCCCGCCTTGTTCGTGTATATCCGGGAATCATATGAACTGGTGCGGAATTAG
- a CDS encoding 2'-5' RNA ligase family protein: protein MQTEQNPLILTLRLDDSSQAYFDELRERYFPPDRNFLKAHLTLFHKLPDQPDTLEYFNNLKYGTFEMKVIGLRHFGAGVAYQIESPELQQLRKEAGLYFWPVLSPQDRQAFKPHITIQNKVTPEASKALLRESSAHFKPFNVNGIGLDLWEYLGGPWRHNFSYDFIK, encoded by the coding sequence ATGCAAACGGAGCAAAATCCGCTGATATTGACCCTTAGGCTGGATGATAGCAGCCAGGCATACTTTGATGAACTGCGGGAGAGGTATTTTCCCCCGGATCGTAATTTTCTGAAAGCCCATTTGACTTTATTCCACAAATTGCCGGATCAACCGGACACCCTGGAATATTTCAATAATTTGAAATATGGTACCTTTGAAATGAAGGTTATCGGTTTGCGGCATTTTGGCGCAGGAGTGGCCTATCAGATTGAATCGCCGGAATTGCAGCAGCTAAGAAAGGAAGCGGGCCTTTATTTCTGGCCTGTATTAAGTCCACAGGACCGTCAAGCGTTCAAACCGCACATTACGATACAAAATAAAGTGACACCGGAGGCATCCAAAGCTTTATTAAGGGAATCGAGTGCGCATTTTAAACCGTTCAACGTTAATGGTATCGGGCTTGATTTATGGGAATACCTGGGCGGTCCATGGCGGCACAATTTTAGTTATGATTTTATAAAATGA
- a CDS encoding DUF2256 domain-containing protein — MRGVKKENIPQKLCVTCGKPFHWRKKWEKVWEEVKYCSEKCKRSKIR, encoded by the coding sequence ATGCGAGGGGTTAAAAAGGAAAACATACCGCAAAAGCTATGCGTTACATGCGGCAAACCGTTTCATTGGCGGAAAAAATGGGAAAAAGTTTGGGAGGAAGTTAAATACTGTTCGGAAAAATGCAAACGGAGCAAAATCCGCTGA
- a CDS encoding DUF4385 domain-containing protein — protein MIQGFNGFKNRDTICFVVLLMQQPSYLNFDPDHYAWKPDTDYRERPELYRVGKGEQGVLICEPYKSEIGQYWRFKTKAIAGESSERIFNLFTEYLAAGDFVGADMARKYLQMGYTRARRYANYKGGKKYDGHQDYVLLERGSGDPEKSEAAKVFYARWKAAEKNELYAAMKKDWKHARG, from the coding sequence GTGATACAAGGTTTTAATGGTTTTAAAAACAGGGATACCATTTGTTTTGTTGTTTTATTGATGCAACAACCCAGCTACCTGAATTTTGACCCGGATCATTACGCCTGGAAACCGGATACTGATTACCGGGAACGACCGGAACTTTATCGTGTGGGCAAAGGGGAACAGGGCGTGCTGATCTGCGAACCTTACAAAAGCGAGATCGGGCAATATTGGCGTTTTAAAACAAAAGCGATCGCCGGGGAAAGCAGTGAACGGATATTCAATTTGTTTACTGAATATCTAGCCGCCGGTGATTTTGTTGGTGCAGATATGGCGCGTAAATATTTGCAGATGGGTTACACGCGTGCCCGTCGTTACGCGAATTATAAGGGCGGCAAAAAATACGATGGGCACCAGGACTACGTCTTGCTGGAGCGCGGTAGCGGTGATCCCGAAAAATCGGAGGCGGCCAAAGTATTTTATGCCAGATGGAAAGCGGCGGAGAAGAATGAACTTTACGCCGCCATGAAAAAAGATTGGAAGCATGCGAGGGGTTAA
- a CDS encoding DUF3606 domain-containing protein gives MSTRGSKVERNSVSDQPHEIKYEAHKEGTSKQAVKDAKKEVGNQRRNIEKKV, from the coding sequence ATGAGCACAAGAGGAAGTAAAGTGGAAAGGAATTCGGTTTCGGATCAGCCACACGAGATCAAATATGAGGCGCATAAAGAGGGTACCAGTAAGCAAGCCGTGAAGGATGCAAAAAAGGAAGTCGGCAATCAGCGCAGGAATATTGAAAAGAAAGTATAG
- a CDS encoding TraR/DksA family transcriptional regulator, which translates to MEKLTINTFNKTRYSDQELEEFKRLIQQKIAAAKEELDVLMGSLRGGNPNGTDDTGGVYSTLEDGAATLEKETVHQMAARQKKFIVDLEAALQRIGNKTYGICRVTGKLIQKERLMAVPHTTLSMEAKLRQN; encoded by the coding sequence ATGGAAAAACTAACGATTAATACTTTTAATAAAACCCGCTATTCTGACCAGGAACTGGAAGAATTTAAACGACTGATCCAGCAAAAAATCGCTGCCGCTAAAGAGGAACTGGATGTTTTGATGGGTTCGTTGCGGGGAGGTAATCCCAACGGCACGGACGACACCGGCGGTGTTTACTCCACACTGGAAGATGGCGCTGCGACATTGGAGAAAGAAACCGTTCACCAAATGGCAGCGCGTCAGAAGAAATTCATCGTTGACCTGGAAGCTGCGTTGCAGCGGATTGGTAACAAAACTTACGGGATTTGCCGCGTCACCGGTAAACTCATCCAAAAAGAGCGGCTGATGGCAGTTCCGCATACCACATTGAGCATGGAGGCTAAGCTTCGGCAAAACTAA
- a CDS encoding Ku protein translates to MRSIWTGSIGFGLVSIPIKLFSAVQETRLDLDMLDSRDHANIKFMRVNEHTKKEVPYDKIVKGYKYNDDYVIIEDADFEAASPEKSKVIEIENFVDLDSVNPMYYESSYYTQPATKKNKAYALLLEALKKSGKAGLARFVLRSTESLCIVHPVEQNIVITRIRFAQQIRDQKELSLDEDITVSKKELDMGLALINQYAEPLDLSKYKDQYHDELMKIIEAKAKGKRPTIKKLKPKPSKSNDLYDQLLNSLQSKKGA, encoded by the coding sequence ATGAGATCAATCTGGACAGGATCAATCGGCTTCGGCCTGGTGAGCATACCCATCAAACTCTTTTCGGCCGTACAGGAAACGAGGCTGGATCTGGATATGTTGGACAGCCGTGATCACGCGAACATCAAGTTCATGCGTGTCAATGAACACACAAAAAAAGAAGTACCTTACGACAAGATCGTAAAAGGATATAAATACAACGATGACTACGTTATCATCGAAGACGCGGACTTTGAGGCGGCTTCGCCGGAAAAGAGCAAAGTGATCGAAATCGAAAACTTTGTAGACCTGGATTCGGTGAACCCGATGTACTATGAAAGCTCCTATTATACACAGCCGGCAACAAAGAAGAATAAAGCCTACGCACTATTGCTGGAGGCATTAAAAAAATCGGGTAAAGCAGGCCTCGCCCGTTTCGTGTTGCGTAGTACGGAGAGCCTTTGCATTGTACATCCTGTTGAACAAAATATCGTAATTACCCGTATCCGGTTTGCCCAGCAGATCCGTGATCAAAAAGAATTATCACTGGATGAAGATATCACGGTAAGCAAAAAGGAGCTGGACATGGGTTTGGCGTTGATCAACCAATATGCGGAGCCACTCGATCTTTCCAAATATAAAGACCAGTATCATGATGAGCTGATGAAGATCATTGAGGCAAAGGCGAAGGGTAAACGACCTACGATCAAGAAATTAAAACCCAAACCGTCGAAGAGCAATGATCTTTATGATCAGCTCCTGAACAGCTTACAGTCAAAAAAAGGCGCATAA
- a CDS encoding lmo0937 family membrane protein produces MRSLLYIVAVILVIGWAIGTFAYAAGGLIHVLLVIAIISLILGFLRRDTTVV; encoded by the coding sequence ATGAGATCACTTTTGTACATCGTAGCAGTTATCCTCGTTATAGGATGGGCTATCGGAACATTCGCTTACGCAGCCGGCGGGCTGATCCATGTATTATTGGTTATTGCAATTATTTCGTTGATTCTCGGTTTCCTCAGGAGGGATACCACTGTAGTCTGA